The following is a genomic window from Staphylococcus capitis subsp. capitis.
ACAAGTAATTAAAACATGGTCTCGTCGTTCTACAATTTTCCCTAACTTCATCGGTCATACTTTTGCAGTACACGATGGACGTAAACATGTACCTGTATATGTAACAGAAGATATGGTAGGTCACAAATTAGGTGAATTTGCTCCTACTCGTACATTTAAAGGACATGCTGCAGACGACAAGAAAACTAGAAGATAATTTTAATAAGTAGAGGAGGAAATCCTAATGGAAGCAAAAGCGGTTGCTAGAACAATAAGAATCGCACCTCGTAAAGTAAGATTAGTTCTTGACTTAATCAGAGGTAAAAATGCTGCTGAAGCTATTGCTATTTTAAAATTAACTAACAAAGCTTCATCACCAGTAATCGAAAAAGTATTAATGTCCGCTTTAGCAAATGCAGAGCATAACTATGACATGAACACTGATGAATTAGTTATCAAAGAGGCATATGCAAATGAAGGACCAACTTTAAAACGTTTCCGCCCACGTGCACAAGGTCGTGCAAGTGCAATTAATAAACGTACAAGCCACATTACAATCGTCGTAAGTGACGGTAAAGAAGAAGCTAAAGAAGCTTAATAACTTTCTAAGGAGGGAATACTGTGGGTCAAAAAATTAATCCAATCGGACTTCGTGTCGGAGTTATCCGTGACTGGGAAGCGAAATGGTATGCTGAAAAAGACTTCGCTTCATTATTACACGAAGATTTAAAAATCCGTAAATTTATTGATAAAGAACTTAAAGAAGCATCAGTTTCTCATGTAGACATTGAACGTGCTGCTAACCGTATCAACATTGCTATTCACACTGGTAAACCAGGTATGGTAATTGGTAAAGGCGGTTCAGAAATTGAAAAACTTCGTAATAAATTAAACGCTTTAACAGATAAAAAAGTACACATTAACGTAATTGAAATCAAAAAAGTTGATATTGATGCTCGTTTAGTAGCTGAAAATATCGCACGTCAATTAGAAAATCGTGCTTCATTCCGTCGTGTACAAAAACAAGCTATCACAAGAGCTATGAAACTTGGTGCTAAAGGTATCAAAACTCAAGTATCAGGTCGTTTAGGCGGAGCTGACATCGCTCGTGCTGAACAATATTCAGAAGGAACTGTTCCACTTCATACTTTACGTGCTGACATCGATTACGCACACGCTGAAGCCGACACTACTTATGGTAAATTAGGCGTTAAAGTATGGATTTATCGTGGAGAAGTTCTTCCTACTAAGAACACTAGTGAAGGAGGAAAATAATAATGTTACTACCAAAACGTGTAAAATATCGTCGTCAACATCGTCCAAAAACAACTGGTCGTTCTAAAGGCGGTAACTACGTAACATTTGGTGAGTATGGTTTACAAGCAACTACAACGTCTTGGATCACATCTCGTCAAATCGAATCTGCTCGTATTGCAATGACACGTTACATGAAACGTGGCGGGAAAGTTTGGATTAAAATCTTCCCTCATACACCGTATACTAAAAAACCTTTAGAAGTACGTATGGGTGCCGGTAAAGGTGCGGTTGAAGGCTGGATTGCAGTCGTTAAACCTGGTAGAATCTTATTCGAAGTAGCTGGTGTATCTGAAGAAGTTGCACGTGAAGCATTACGTTTAGCAAGTCACAAACTTCCAGTAAAAACTAAGTTTGTAAAACGTGAAGAATTGGGTGGTGAAACAAATGAAAGCTAAGGAAATTAGAGACTTAACCACTTCAGAAATCGAAGAACAAATCAAATCTTCAAAAGAAGAGCTTTTTAACCTACGCTTTCAGTTAGCTACAGGTCAATTAGAAGAAACTGCACGTATTCGCACAGTAAGAAAAACGATTGCACGTCTAAAAACTGTTGCTCGTGAAAGAGAAATTGAACAAAGTAAGGCTAATCAATAATAATTGAAAGAGGAGGTTACGAAAGTGAGCGAAAGAAACGATCGTAAAGTTTATGTAGGTAGAGTTGTTTCAGACAAAATGGACAAAACTATTACAGTTCTTGTAGAAACTTACAAAACTCACAAATTATACGGTAAACGAGTAAAATACTCTAAAAAATACAAAACTCATGATGAAAACAATTCAGCTAAATTAGGAGACATTGTTAAAATTCAAGAAACTCGTCCTTTATCAGCAACAAAACGTTTTCGTTTAGTAGAAATTGTTGAAGAGTCAGTAATTATTTAATCAAGATTAGAGATAAGGGAGGTTTAACGAATGATCCAACAAGAAACACGTTTAAAAGTAGCAGACAACTCTGGTGCTCGTGAAGTTCTTACAATTAAAGTATTAGGTGGATCTGGTCGCAAAACAGCGAATATCGGTGATATCATCGTATGTACTGTTAAAAATGCAACACCAGGTGGCGTTGTTAAAAAAGGAGACGTTGTAAAAGCTGTTGTAGTTCGTACTAAATCAGGTGTTCGCCGTAACGACGGTTCATATATCAAATTTGATGAAAATGCATGTGTTATCATCCGTGATGACAAAGGCCCACGTGGTACTCGTATCTTTGGTCCTGTTGCTCGTGAACTACGTGAAGGTAACTTCATGAAAATCGTATCATTAGCACCAGAAGTACTATAATACAAAAATTACCAATCATACTATTTAAGGAGGTGCCCACATGCATATCAAAAAAGGTGACAACGTAAAAGTTATCGCAGGTAAAGACAAAGGTAAAGAAGGTAAAGTTGTAGCGACTGAACCTAAAAAAGACCGTGTCGTTGTGGAAGGTGTTAACGTAATTAAAAAACACCAAAAACCAACTCAATTAAATCCTGAAGGTGGAATCTTAGAAACAGAGGCAGCAATCCATGTTTCTAACGTACAATTATTAGACCCTAAAACAAACGAACCTACAAGAGTAGGATACAAAATTGTTGATGGTAAAAAAGTTCGCGTCGCTAAAAAATCAGGCGAAGAAATCAAATCTAATAATTAATAACTAGTTGAAAGGAGGATCCACTTTGAACCGTTTAAAAGAAAAGTATAACTCTGAAGTTACTGAGAACTTAGTTAAAAAATTCAACTATAGTTCAGTAATGGAAGTACCTAAAATCGAAAAAATCGTAGTGAACATGGGTGTAGGTGACGCAGTTCAAAACTCTAAAGTATTAGATAATGCTGTAGAAGAGTTAGAATTAATTACTGGTCAAAAACCATTAGTAACTAAAGCAAAAAAATCAGTTGCAACATTCCGTTTACGTGAAGGTATGCCAATCGGTGCTAAAGTAACACTTCGCGGTGAAAGAATGTATGAATTCTTAGATAAACTTATTGCAGTATCATTACCTCGTGTACGTGACTTCCAAGGCGTTTCTAAAACAGCTTTTGATGGACGCGGTAACTACACTTTAGGTGTTAAAGAACAATTAATTTTCCCTGAAATTGATTATGATAAAGTAAGTAAAGTTAGAGGAATGGATATTGTTATCGTAACAACTGCTAATACTGACGAGGAAGCTCGTGAGTTATTATCAAACTTCGGTATGCCATTTCGTAAATAATCTCTAAAAAGGAGGCTAATTAAGTGGCTAAAACTTCAATGGTTGCTAAGCAACAAAAAAAACAAAAATTCGCTGTACGTGAATATACTCGTTGTGAACGCTGTGGTCGTCCACATTCTGTATATCGTAAATTTAAATTATGCCGTATTTGTTTCCGTGAATTAGCTTACAAAGGCCAAATTCCTGGCGTACGTAAAGCTAGCTGGTAATAATTAAGAGTCTGAAAGGAGGCAACAATCAATGACAATGACAGATCCAATCGCAGATATGCTTACTCGTGTTAGAAATGCAAACATGGTTCGTCACGAGAAGTTAGAATTACCTGCATCTAATATTAAAAAAGAAATCGCTGAAATCTTAAAAAATGAAGGTTTCATTAAAAACGTTGAATACGTAGAAGACGATAAACAAGGTGTTATTCGTTTATTCTTAAAATATGGTCAAAACAATGAACGTGTTATCACAGGATTAAAACGTATCTCTAAACCTGGTTTACGTGTATATGCTAAAGCTAACGAAGTACCTAAAGTATTAAACGGTTTAGGTATTGCATTAGTCTCAACTTCTGAAGGTGTTATCACTGATAAAGAAGCTAGAAAACGTAACGTAGGTGGAGAAATTATCGCGTACGTTTGGTAATTAATTAATAAGGAGGTGCCATAACATGAGTCGTGTTGGTAAGAAAATTATTAACATTCCTAGTGACGTAACAGTAACTTTTGATAATAATCATGTAACTGTTAAAGGTCCAAAAGGTGAATTAGAAAAAACTTTAAATGAAAGAATGACATTCAAACAAGAAGAAAACACAATCGAAGTTGTAAGACCTTCTGATTCTAAAGAAGATAGAACAGACCATGGTACAACTCGTGCTTTATTAAATAATATGGTACTAGGTGTTTCTCAAGGTTTCGAAAAATCACTTGAACTTGTTGGTGTCGGTTACCGTGCGCAAATGCAAGGTAATGACTTAGTACTAAATGTTGGTTATTCTCACCCAGTTGAAATTAAAGCTGAAGACGGTATTACTTTTGCTGTTGAGAAAAACACAACTGTTAAAGTATCTGGTGTTTCTAAAGAACAAGTTGGTGCGATTGCATCTAACATCCGTTCAGTAAGACCTCCAGAACCTTATAAAGGTAAAGGTATTCGTTACCAAGGTGAATATGTTCGCCGTAAAGAAGGTAAAACTGGTAAATAATAGATAACACTCTAAAGAAAGGAGTATTGAAATGATCAGTAAAATTGATAAAAATAAAGTACGTTTGAAAAGACATGCTCGTGTTCGTACTAAATTATCAGGTACAGCTGAAAAGCCACGTTTAAATGTGTATCGTTCAAACAAACACATCTACGCTCAAATTATTGATGATGTTAAAGGCGAAACTTTAGCTCAAGCTTCATCACAAGATAAAGACATTGCAAACGAATCTGCGTCTAAAGTTGATTTATCAACTAAAGTAGGTCAAACAATTGCTAAAAAAGCAAACGATAAAGGTATTAAAGAAATCGTATTCGACCGTGGAGGTTATTTATACCACGGACGTGTTAAAGCATTAGCAGATGCTGCTAGAGAAAGCGGATTAGAATTTTAATTTAAAGGAGGGACACATTCATGGCTCGTAGAGAAGAAGAAACTAAAGAATTTGAAGAACGCGTTGTTACGATAAACCGTGTTGCTAAAGTAGTAAAAGGTGGTCGTCGTTTCCGTTTCACTGCATTAGTGGTTGTAGGTGATAAAAATGGTCGTGTAGGTTTCGGTACTGGTAAAGCTCAAGAGGTACCTGAAGCTATCAAAAAAGCTGTAGAAGCAGCTAAAAAAGATTTAGTAGTTGTTCCACGTGTTGAAGGTACAACTCCTCACACTATTACTGGTCGCTATGGTTCAGGTAGCGTATTAATGAAACCAGCTGCACCTGGTACTGGGGTAATCGCTGGTGGACCTGTTCGTGCCGTATTAGAGTTAGCTGGAATCACTGATATCTTAAGTAAATCATTAGGATCAAATACTCCAATTAATATGGTTCGTGCGACAATCAATGGTTTACAAAACTTAAAAAATGCAGAAGATGTTGCTAAATTACGTGGCAAATCTGTAGAAGAATTATACAATTAAGGAGGGAAAATAAGTTATGGCTAAATTACAAATTACCCTCACTCGTAGTGTTATTGGTCGTCCTGAAACACAACGTAAAACTGTTGAAGCATTAGGTCTTAAAAAAACTAATAGTTCAGTAGTTGTTGAAGATAACCCTGCTATCCGTGGGCAAATCAACAAAGTTAAACATTTATTAACAATTGAAGAAAAATAATTAAGGAGGTGCCGAAATGAAATTACATGAGTTAAAAGCAGCTGAAGGATCACGTCGTGTACGTAACCGTGTAGGTCGTGGTGCTGCAACTGGTAACGGTAAAACTAGTGGCCGTGGTCAAAAAGGTCAAAAAGCACGTTCAGGTGGTAAAGTAAGACCAGGATTTGAAGGTGGACAATTACCTCTATTCCGTCGTTTACCTAAACGTGGTTTCACTAACATTAACCGTAAAGAATATGCTATTGTTAACTTAGACCAACTTAATAAATTTGAAGATGGTACTGAAGTAACTCCAGCTTTATTGGTAGAATCTGGTGTAGTTAAGAATGAAAAATCTGGTATTAAAGTACTAGGTAATGGTTCACTTGATAAGAAATTAACAGTGAAAGCTCATAAATTCTCAGCTTCAGCAGCAGAAGCTATTGATGCTAAAGGTGGAGCACACGAGGTGATCTAATGTTTCAAACGCTTGTGCGTTTCTTTACAACTAAAGAAGTGCGTAACAAGATTTTCTTCACTCTAGCAATGTTAGTAATTTTTAAAATAGGAACGTATATTCCTGCTCCAGGTGTAAATCCTGAAGCATTTAACCATCCGCAGGGTTCTCAAGGTGCCACTGAGTTATTAAATACTTTTGGTGGCGGTGCCTTGAAACGTTTCTCTATCTTTGCGATGGGTATTATGCCCTATATCACCGCATCCATTGTAATGCAATTATTGCAAATGGATATTGTGCCTAAGTTCTCTGAATGGGCTAAGCAAGGTGAAATGGGTCGAAGAAAAATTAATAATGTAACACGTTATTTCGCTATTATTCTAGCTTTTATCCAATCAATAGGCATGGCTTTCCAATTTAACAATTATCTTGGTGGCAAATTGATTATGGATAAATCAATTATGAGTTATTTATTGATTGCAGTTGTTTTAACAGCAGGAACAGCTTTCTTAATTTGGCTTGGTGACCAAATCACTCAGTTTGGTGTTGGTAATGGTATTTCTCTTATCATCTTTGCTGGGATTTTATCTACATTGCCATCTAGTATAGAACAATTTGGCCAATCTTTATTTGTTGGTCAAGATGATACTTCACTAGCATGGTTAAAAATTGCTGGCTTAATCGTAGCATTAATCTTACTAACGGTTGGTGCTATATTCGTACTTGAAGCTAAGCGTAAAATTCCAATTCAATATGCAAAGAAACAATCTACTCAACGATTAGGTACACAAGCAACTTATCTACCTTTAAAAGTTAACTCAGCCGGGGTTATTCCAGTAATCTTTGCGATGGCGTTTTTCTTATTACCAAGAACGTTGACTTTATTCTTCCCTAAAGCTGAATGGGCACAGAATATTGCGGACACTGCCAATCCATCAAGTAATATTGGAATGATCGTTTATATTGTATTAATTATTGCTTTTGCATATTTTTATGCATTTGTTCAAGTTAATCCTGAAAAGATGGCTGATAACCTTAAAAAGCAAGGTAGTTATGTCCCAGGTATAAGACCTGGTGAACAAACCAAAAAATATATTACTAAAGTTCTTTACAGACTGACATTTGTAGGTTCTATATTCCTAGCAGTTATAGCTATTTTACCTATAGTAGCAACTAAATTTATGGGCTTACCACAATCAATTCAAATTGGTGGTACGAGCTTATTAATTGTTATCGGGGTAGCTATTGAAACTATGAAGACATTAGAAGCTCAAGTGACTCAAAAAGAGTACAAAGGCTTTGGTGGTAGATAATTTGTAGGAGGGCACTTATGAATATCATTTTAATGGGTTTACCTGGCGCAGGTAAAGGAACTCAAGCGAGTGAAATTGTTAAGAAATTCCCAATACCACATATTTCTACTGGTGACATGTTCAGAAAAGCGATTAAAGATGAAACTAATTTAGGTAAAGAAGCTAAATCATATATGGATCGTGGAGAATTAGTTCCTGATGAAGTTACTGTAGGTATCGTTAAAGAAAGAATTTCTGAAGACGATGCAAAAAAAGGATTCTTACTAGATGGATTCCCTCGAACTATCGAACAAGCTGAGGCATTAAATAGTATTATGTCTGAGCTTGATAGAGAAATTGATGCAGTTATCAATATCGAAGTTCCTGAGGAAGAACTTATGAATCGTCTTACAGGTCGTCGTATTTGTGAGAAATGTGGTACAACTTATCATCTTGTATTTAATCCTCCAAAAGTTGACGGTATTTGCGATATCGATGGTGGAAAGTTATATCAACGAGAAGATGACAATCCAGAAACAGTATCAAATCGTTTGAGCGTTAATGTAAAACAATCTAAACCTATTTTAGAGTATTACAATGAAAAAGGTGTCTTGAAAAACATTGATGGTTCAAAAGATATTGAAGAAGTAACCAACGATGTCATTGATATCTTAGATCATTTATAATAGATCAACACTATACGGTCTATTGCTTAGTGAATATTTGAGTAAAATTTAATAAAATGAGTGACAAATAACGATTTTTAATTCCCGTATTTTTGTTAAACTTATATTAATTAGTCACGAATAGATTCGTATCGTTAAGTTGTCTATTGACGATTACCTTACTATTGCAAAAAGGGGGAAGTTAATCAATGGCTAAACAAGATGTAATTGAATTAGAAGGTACTGTATTAGATACTTTACCAAATGCAATGTTTAAAGTAGAATTAGAAAATGGTCATGAGATTTTAGCGCACGTAAGTGGTAAAATCAGAATGAATTACATTCGTATTCTACCTGGCGACAAAGTAACTGTTGAGATGTCTCCGTATGATTTATCACGCGGTAGAATTACTTATCGTTATAAATAATCGTCACTCCATAATATAGGGAGGTATAAAAATGAAAGTAAGACCATCAGTAAAACCAATTTGCGAAAAATGCAAAGTCATTAAACGTAAAGGTAAAGTAATGGTAATTTGTGATAATCCTAAGCACAAACAAAGACAAGGTTAATAAAAGAGAGGTGTAAATTAATATGGCACGTATTGCAGGAGTGGATATCCCACGTGAAAAACGCATTGTTATCTCATTAACATACGTTTATGGTATCGGTACTTCAACTGCTAACAAAATTGTTGAAGAAGCTAACGTATCAGCAGATACTCGCGTTAAAGATTTAACTGATGACGAATTAGGTCGTATCCGTGAAGTTGTAGATAGCTACAAAGTAGAAGGTGACTTACGTCGTGAACAAAACTTAAACATCAAACGTTTAATGGAAATTTCATCATACCGTGGAATTCGTCACCGTCGTGGCTTACCAGTTCGTGGTCAAAAAACTAAAAACAACGCACGTACTCGTAAAGGCCCAGTTAAAACAGTAGCTAATAAGAAAAAATAATAGGTAAAGGAGGCAAAAAATAATGGCACGTAAACAAGTATCTCGTAAACGTAGAGTGAAAAAGAATATTGAAAACGGTGTAGCTCATATCCGTTCAACATTCAATAATACTATCGTAACTATCACTGATGAATTCGGTAATGCATTATCTTGGTCATCAGCTGGTGCATTAGGATTCAAAGGATCAAAAAAATCAACACCATTCGCAGCACAAATGGCTTCAGAAACAGCTTCTAAATCAGCTATGGAGCATGGTTTAAAAACTGTTGAAGTAACAGTTAAAGGACCTGGCCCTGGCCGTGAATCAGCTATCCGTGCATTACAATCTGCAGGATTAGAAGTAACTGCAATTAGAGACGTTACTCCAGTACCTCACAACGGTTGTCGTCCACCAAAACGTCGTCGCGTCTAATTTATGATTGTATTGTTACAGGTCACTGAGCAAACAGTTTAAATCTAGTCGACGTATTTAAGGAGGATATTTGTAAATGATAGAAATTGAAAAACCTAGAATTGAGACAATTGAAATTAGTGAAGATGCTAAATTCGGTAAGTTCGTTGTTGAACCACTTGAGCGTGGCTACGGTACTACACTAGGAAACTCCTTACGTCGTATCCTACTATCTTCATTACCAGGTGCAGCCGTTAAGTACATCGAAATTGAAGGAGTTTTACACGAATTTTCAGCAGTAGACAATGTTGTAGAAGATGTTTCAACAATTATTATGAACATTAAAAAATTAGCATTAAAAATTTACTCTGAAGAAGATAAAACTCTAGAAATTGATGTTAAAGATGAAGGCGAAGTAACTGCAAGTGACATTACTCACGACAGCGATGTTGAGATTTTAAATCCAGAACTTAAAATCGCAACAGTGTCTAAAGGTGGACATCTTAAAGTGCGTCTTGTTGCTAATAAGGGTAGAGGTTACGCATTAGCTGAACAGAATAATACTAGTGATTTACCAATTGGTGTAATTCCTGTTGATTCACTATATTCACCTGTAGAACGTGTTAACTACACTGTAGAAAATACACGCGTAGGTCAAAGTAGTGATTTTGATAAATTAACTTTAGATGTTTGGACTAACGGTTCAATCACTCCACAAGAGTCAGTATCATTAGCAGCTAAAATAATGACTGAACACTTGAATATCTTTGTAGGTCTAACTGATGAAGCTCAAAATGCTGAAATCATGATTGAAAAAGAAGAAGATCAAAAAGAAAAAGTACTTGAAATGTCTATCGAAGAATTAGACTTATCAGTACGTTCATATAACTGCTTAAAACGCGCAGGAATCAATTCTGTACAAGAGTTAGCTGATAAATCTGAAGCTGACATGATGAAAGTGCGTAATTTAGGTCGTAAATCTCTAGAAGAAGTTAAATATAAATTAGAAGATTTAGGATTAGGATTAAGAAAAGAAGATTGATAAAGGAGGTTAACTCATGGGTTACAGAAAATTAGGTCGTACTTCTGATCAACGTAAAGCAATGTTACGTGACTTAGCGACATCTCTTATCGTAAGTGAACGTATCGAAACTACAGAAGCTCGTGCTAAAGAAGTTCGCAGTGTTGTAGAGAAATTAATCACTTTAGGTAAAAAAGGAGATTTAGCTTCTCGTCGTAATGCAGCTAAAACTTTACGTAATGTTGAAATCTTAAATGAAGATGAATCAACGCAAACTGCTCTTCAAAAATTATTCGGTGAAATCGCTGAACGTTATAATGAACGTCAAGGTGGTTACACTCGTATCCTTAAAGTAGGCCCACGTCGCGGTGACGGTGCTGAATCAGTAATTATCGAATTAGTATAATTTAAATAGGGTAGGATAATTTACAATTAGATTTCATTATCCTTACCCTTACCTTAATAAATACACTTACTACTTATATATAAAGCAAATGAGTGCAACGATAATGTTTGCCACATACAAATATTGTCTAGCTCAGAGTACCCCATCTAACTAAATATTTTCTATAAGCGTGAACTCAACAATTTGATGGGGTGCGCGCTTTTTTATTTGAATTGGACTAAAATTCAGTTTTAACCTCTATTTCGTTGTCCAATTTTAGTAAATAAGACTGATATTATATAGAGGTTATAGTCATTCGAACTTAATATCAGTCACTTATTTTTTTATTTAAGCTGAGACATTTTTAATGCTATATGTCCCAGCTTTTTATTTTTATCTAATACCTATTTAGTTCGATGTAAATAACTCATATGTGATATACAGATAAATTGAATTATTGTAAAATATTTAAAGTAATATTCAATATTCGAGTTTAAGGAGTTGTTTAATGTGAAAAGTCTTGATAATATCATTGAATTTAATAATGTATCATTTCAGTATCAAAGTGATGCGGCTTTTACATTAAATAACGTTAGTTTTACAATTCCTTCTGGTAAATGGACTTCAATTGTTGGACACAATGGATCAGGTAAATCAACTATTGCTAAATTAATAGTCGGAATTGAAAAAGCTAATGAAGGACATATACTATTTAAAAATAAAAAAATTGATATTAATAGTATTCAAGAAGTTAGAAATCACATAGGTATTGTATTTCAAAATCCTGATAATCAATTTGTTGGTTCTACAGTAAAGTTTGATGTGGCATTTGGCCTTGAAAATCATGCCATACCTCATGATGATATGCAAAAGATTGTCGATCGTTCCTTATCGGAAGTAGATATGTTAGATAAAGCTGATTATGAACCACATTCGCTCTCAGGAGGGCAGAAGCAACGCGTTGCTATAGCTGGAGTTTTAGCACTAAACCCGTCTGTTATAATTTTAGATGAGGCGACGACAATGCTTGATCCTAATGCAAAGGCATCACTTTTAAAACTCGTTCATGAAGTTAAAGAGAATAATGACGTTACGATTATTTCAATTACGCATGACTTAGATGAAGTTATTGAAGCAGATAATGTTATCGTGATGAATAATGGAACGGTGTTCAAACAAGGGTCCCCTCAAGAAATATTTAAATATACAGATGAACTTACTGCTATAGGTTTGGATTTACCTTTCTCTATGAAAATAAATCAACGATTAGGATTCGATTCGTCATTTGTTACTTACGAAGGGTTGGTCAAAAAGTTATGACTATACAGATGAATAATGTCAGCTACACTTATCAAAAAGGAACACCATATGAGTATAATGCAATAGAAGATGTCAATTTAACATTTGAACAAGGTAATTATTATGCTATAGTCGGTCAAACAGGTAGTGGCAAATCTACTTTAATTCAGCATATCAATGCACTTTTAAAACCAACAAAAGGGTCTATTACATTTGATGAAATAGAAATATCTCATAAAACTAAAGATAAATACTTAAGACCTATTCGTAAAAAGGTAGGAATGGTCTTCCAATTTCCTGAATCTCAATTATTTGAAGATAGTGTAGAAAAAGAAATAGAGTTTGGCCCTAAAAATTTTAAATTGGACTTAGAAAAGGTAAAGGAAAAGTCTTATCAATTATTATTAGATTTAGGTTTTTCTAGAGATATTATGTCTCTTTCTCCTTTTCAAATGTCTGGCGGGCAAATGAGAAAAATAGCAATCGTATCTATATTATCTATGAATCCTGAAGTTATTATTTTAGATGAGCCGACAGCAGGTTTAGATCCACAAAGTAAAAAACAAATCATGTCTTTAATTAAACGCATACAAATAGAAGAAAATAAGACAATCATTCTTGTTTCACATGACATGAATGATGTCGCACGTTATGCTGACGAGGTCATAGTCCTAAATAAAGGGCGAGTGGTAGAAACTAAAGAGCCGAGAGCGTTATTTAGGTCTACAAGCCAATTAGAAGATTGGCATATTACTTTGCCCAACATAGTAAAATTACAAAAAGACTTTGAATATAAGTATAATACTACTTTACCTAAATTAGCGTTAAACGAAGAAGAATTTGCGAGTTTATATAGGGAGTGGCAGAATGAAAAATAAATTAATCATTGGACGTTATCTCCCAAATCATTCGATTGTACATCATCTTGATCCTAGAGCAAAACTTATCTTTGTTTTTGTGTTTATAGTCTATATTTTCTTTTGCCATTCGTTTGGAACTTACGCATGGATATTTTTACTTATAATTGTTTTTATGAAATTAGCTAAAATACCATTCGGGTTTTTAATGAAAGGTCTCACGCCTATATTTTTCTTTTTAATATTTACTTTTTTAATGCATATTTTCTTTACTAATGGGGGTAAGATACTTTTTCATTGGGGAATCCTTACAATAGAATCCGATGGTGTTCTTGAAGGTATCTATATCTCTCTAAGACTTATATTTATTGTTATGATTGCGACAATAATGACATTATCTACTAGCCCTATAGATTTGACTGATGCATTTGAAAGATTATTATCACCTCTAAAGCTAGTTAAGGTGCCAGTGCATCAATTAAGCATGATGATGTCCATTGCATTAAGATTTATTCCTACGTTAATGGATGAATTAGAAAAAATTATCTTAGCTCAGAAATCAAGAGGTTCCGAAATAAGTTCAGGTAGCATAGTAACTAGAATAAAAGCATTCATCCCTTTAATGATTCCGTTATTTATTTCTGCTTTCCAAAGAGCCGAAGAATTAGCAATAGCGATGGAAGTTAGAGGATATGATATGAATGTTAAACGTACGAGTTATAGGTTATTACATTGGCGTCTAAGAGATACATTTGCTTTATTAACATTAATACC
Proteins encoded in this region:
- the rpsS gene encoding 30S ribosomal protein S19, which gives rise to MARSIKKGPFVDDHLMKKVEAQDGSEKKQVIKTWSRRSTIFPNFIGHTFAVHDGRKHVPVYVTEDMVGHKLGEFAPTRTFKGHAADDKKTRR
- the rplV gene encoding 50S ribosomal protein L22, coding for MEAKAVARTIRIAPRKVRLVLDLIRGKNAAEAIAILKLTNKASSPVIEKVLMSALANAEHNYDMNTDELVIKEAYANEGPTLKRFRPRAQGRASAINKRTSHITIVVSDGKEEAKEA
- the rpsC gene encoding 30S ribosomal protein S3, producing the protein MGQKINPIGLRVGVIRDWEAKWYAEKDFASLLHEDLKIRKFIDKELKEASVSHVDIERAANRINIAIHTGKPGMVIGKGGSEIEKLRNKLNALTDKKVHINVIEIKKVDIDARLVAENIARQLENRASFRRVQKQAITRAMKLGAKGIKTQVSGRLGGADIARAEQYSEGTVPLHTLRADIDYAHAEADTTYGKLGVKVWIYRGEVLPTKNTSEGGK
- the rplP gene encoding 50S ribosomal protein L16 produces the protein MLLPKRVKYRRQHRPKTTGRSKGGNYVTFGEYGLQATTTSWITSRQIESARIAMTRYMKRGGKVWIKIFPHTPYTKKPLEVRMGAGKGAVEGWIAVVKPGRILFEVAGVSEEVAREALRLASHKLPVKTKFVKREELGGETNES
- the rpmC gene encoding 50S ribosomal protein L29, which produces MKAKEIRDLTTSEIEEQIKSSKEELFNLRFQLATGQLEETARIRTVRKTIARLKTVAREREIEQSKANQ
- the rpsQ gene encoding 30S ribosomal protein S17; the encoded protein is MSERNDRKVYVGRVVSDKMDKTITVLVETYKTHKLYGKRVKYSKKYKTHDENNSAKLGDIVKIQETRPLSATKRFRLVEIVEESVII
- the rplN gene encoding 50S ribosomal protein L14 — protein: MIQQETRLKVADNSGAREVLTIKVLGGSGRKTANIGDIIVCTVKNATPGGVVKKGDVVKAVVVRTKSGVRRNDGSYIKFDENACVIIRDDKGPRGTRIFGPVARELREGNFMKIVSLAPEVL
- the rplX gene encoding 50S ribosomal protein L24; amino-acid sequence: MHIKKGDNVKVIAGKDKGKEGKVVATEPKKDRVVVEGVNVIKKHQKPTQLNPEGGILETEAAIHVSNVQLLDPKTNEPTRVGYKIVDGKKVRVAKKSGEEIKSNN
- the rplE gene encoding 50S ribosomal protein L5 codes for the protein MNRLKEKYNSEVTENLVKKFNYSSVMEVPKIEKIVVNMGVGDAVQNSKVLDNAVEELELITGQKPLVTKAKKSVATFRLREGMPIGAKVTLRGERMYEFLDKLIAVSLPRVRDFQGVSKTAFDGRGNYTLGVKEQLIFPEIDYDKVSKVRGMDIVIVTTANTDEEARELLSNFGMPFRK
- a CDS encoding type Z 30S ribosomal protein S14, with the protein product MAKTSMVAKQQKKQKFAVREYTRCERCGRPHSVYRKFKLCRICFRELAYKGQIPGVRKASW
- the rpsH gene encoding 30S ribosomal protein S8, which gives rise to MTMTDPIADMLTRVRNANMVRHEKLELPASNIKKEIAEILKNEGFIKNVEYVEDDKQGVIRLFLKYGQNNERVITGLKRISKPGLRVYAKANEVPKVLNGLGIALVSTSEGVITDKEARKRNVGGEIIAYVW